One window of Bacillus sp. FJAT-45350 genomic DNA carries:
- a CDS encoding electron transfer flavoprotein subunit beta/FixA family protein: MNIFVIMKRTFDTEEKIAISNGQIDDSGAEFIINPYDEYAIEEAITLRDEHGGEVTVVTVGEEDAEKELRTALAMGADKAVLIDSEELDELDQFTTASLLATYLKGQEYDLIIGGNVAVDGGSGQVGPRVAEALGIPQVTTITNIEIDGGTATIVRDVEGDQETVEVSLPVLVTAQQGLNEPRYPSLPGIMKAKKKPLETLDLDDLDIDEDDVEAKTKTIDIFLPPQKGAGKILEGELDAQVQELVSLLKSEAKVI, from the coding sequence ATGAATATTTTTGTTATTATGAAGCGTACATTTGACACTGAAGAAAAGATTGCTATAAGTAATGGTCAGATAGATGATAGTGGCGCTGAGTTTATTATTAATCCATATGATGAGTATGCAATTGAGGAAGCTATCACATTACGTGACGAGCATGGTGGAGAAGTAACGGTAGTAACTGTAGGTGAAGAGGATGCAGAAAAAGAATTACGTACTGCATTAGCGATGGGAGCAGATAAAGCAGTTCTAATCGATAGCGAAGAACTTGATGAGTTAGACCAATTCACTACAGCTTCACTACTTGCTACATATTTGAAAGGGCAAGAGTATGACCTAATTATTGGAGGGAATGTAGCAGTTGATGGCGGTTCTGGACAAGTTGGTCCACGAGTGGCAGAAGCTCTAGGAATTCCACAAGTAACTACAATTACAAATATTGAAATTGATGGTGGAACCGCTACTATCGTTCGAGATGTTGAAGGGGACCAAGAAACAGTAGAAGTTTCTTTACCAGTTCTAGTAACAGCTCAACAAGGTTTAAATGAGCCACGTTATCCTTCACTTCCAGGGATTATGAAAGCGAAGAAGAAGCCGTTAGAAACATTAGATTTAGATGATCTTGATATTGATGAAGATGATGTTGAAGCAAAAACAAAAACAATTGATATCTTTTTACCGCCACAAAAGGGAGCAGGAAAAATCCTTGAAGGTGAATTAGATGCTCAAGTTCAAGAGCTTGTTTCATTGCTAAAATCAGAAGCAAAAGTCATATAA
- a CDS encoding enoyl-CoA hydratase, which yields MENLVVKTENHIATILLNRPPANALSSTVLKELSSALDQVEQDEQVKVIVLQGEGRFFAAGADIKEFTTVESGEQFAELAKYGQDLFERIEHFPKPVIAAIHGAALGGGLELAMACHIRIATEDTKLGLPELQLGLVPGFAGSQRLPRLVGQAKATEMLLTSDPITGTEAVSLGLLNYAYPNQEVMLEETTKLAEKIAQKSSLTMKLALNLLSYSKDKNYLEGVAKEAEAFGVAFDSHDGKEGINAFIEKRKPEFKNK from the coding sequence ATGGAAAACCTCGTAGTAAAGACAGAAAATCACATTGCAACGATTCTTTTAAATCGTCCACCAGCAAATGCTCTATCTTCTACTGTTCTTAAAGAACTGTCGAGTGCACTAGACCAAGTCGAACAAGACGAGCAAGTAAAGGTCATTGTATTACAAGGAGAAGGACGCTTTTTTGCAGCTGGTGCTGACATAAAGGAATTTACAACAGTTGAGAGTGGTGAGCAGTTTGCTGAACTAGCAAAATACGGTCAAGATTTATTTGAACGTATTGAACATTTTCCTAAACCAGTTATTGCTGCGATTCATGGAGCAGCACTTGGTGGTGGACTAGAACTAGCAATGGCTTGTCACATACGAATTGCAACTGAAGATACAAAGCTTGGTTTACCAGAATTGCAACTTGGATTAGTACCAGGATTTGCAGGAAGCCAGCGTTTACCAAGATTAGTAGGGCAAGCAAAAGCGACTGAGATGCTGTTAACTAGTGATCCAATTACAGGTACAGAAGCAGTTTCCTTAGGTTTACTAAATTACGCTTATCCAAATCAAGAAGTGATGTTAGAAGAAACTACTAAGCTAGCGGAGAAAATCGCTCAAAAGAGCTCATTAACTATGAAACTAGCTTTAAACCTTCTTTCATATTCAAAGGATAAAAACTACCTTGAAGGTGTTGCGAAGGAAGCAGAAGCATTTGGAGTAGCATTTGATTCTCATGACGGTAAAGAAGGTATCAATGCATTTATAGAAAAAAGAAAACCAGAATTTAAAAATAAATAA
- the trxA gene encoding thioredoxin, whose product MAIVNVTDQTFQNETSEGVVLADFWAPWCGPCKMIAPVLEELDGEMGEKVKIVKLDVDENQEVAGKYGVMSIPTLMVFKNGEKVDQVVGFQPKEALAELLNKHL is encoded by the coding sequence ATGGCGATTGTAAATGTAACAGACCAAACATTCCAAAACGAAACAAGTGAAGGTGTAGTTCTTGCAGATTTCTGGGCACCTTGGTGCGGACCTTGCAAAATGATTGCTCCTGTACTTGAAGAATTAGATGGTGAAATGGGAGAAAAAGTAAAAATAGTTAAGCTTGATGTAGATGAAAACCAAGAAGTAGCTGGTAAATATGGTGTAATGAGTATCCCTACACTAATGGTTTTCAAAAATGGTGAAAAAGTAGACCAAGTGGTAGGTTTCCAACCAAAAGAAGCACTTGCAGAGTTACTTAACAAACATCTATAA
- a CDS encoding electron transfer flavoprotein subunit alpha/FixB family protein → MSKKVLVLGEVRDGELRNVSFEAIAAAKVVSEGGEVVAALFGESVSALAEQMIQYGADRVITVEHGDLKDYRTDAYQQALLQVADVENPDSIIMGHTALGKDLSPRLAMKLEAGLISDAIQVEVEGDQVVFTRPIYSGKAFEKKTIEAGKVLATIRPNNVPALDKDESRSGDVSSVNVDIKDLRTQIKEIVRKTTGGVDLSEAKIIVAGGRGVKSEDGFKPLEELAELLGGAVGASRGACDAEYCDYSLQIGQTGKVVTPDLYIAVGLSGAIQHLAGMSNSKVIVAINKDPEAPIFEVADYGIVGDLFDVLPILTEELKKVVVS, encoded by the coding sequence ATGTCTAAAAAAGTATTAGTTCTAGGTGAAGTTCGTGACGGAGAATTACGTAATGTATCATTTGAAGCAATTGCAGCAGCAAAGGTAGTATCTGAAGGTGGAGAAGTAGTTGCAGCATTATTTGGTGAAAGTGTTTCTGCATTAGCAGAACAAATGATTCAATATGGAGCAGATCGTGTTATTACTGTAGAGCACGGTGACTTAAAAGATTATAGAACAGATGCATACCAGCAAGCACTATTACAAGTGGCAGATGTTGAAAATCCAGATAGCATTATTATGGGACATACTGCACTAGGGAAGGACCTTTCTCCACGTCTTGCAATGAAACTTGAGGCTGGCCTTATTTCAGATGCAATACAAGTTGAGGTTGAGGGAGACCAAGTAGTATTTACGCGCCCAATTTACTCAGGTAAAGCTTTTGAAAAGAAGACTATTGAAGCTGGGAAAGTCCTAGCTACAATTCGTCCAAATAACGTTCCTGCACTAGATAAAGATGAGTCTCGTTCAGGTGATGTTAGTAGTGTAAACGTTGATATTAAAGATTTACGTACACAAATTAAAGAAATCGTTCGTAAGACAACTGGTGGTGTAGACTTATCAGAAGCAAAGATTATTGTTGCTGGTGGCCGTGGTGTCAAAAGTGAAGATGGCTTTAAACCATTAGAAGAGCTTGCTGAACTTCTTGGTGGAGCAGTTGGTGCTTCACGTGGCGCGTGTGACGCTGAGTATTGTGATTACTCACTTCAAATTGGTCAAACTGGTAAGGTTGTAACACCTGACTTATATATTGCAGTAGGTTTATCAGGAGCTATTCAGCATTTAGCTGGAATGAGTAACTCTAAGGTAATCGTTGCAATTAACAAAGACCCAGAAGCTCCAATTTTTGAAGTAGCTGATTATGGTATTGTTGGAGACTTGTTTGATGTATTGCCAATTTTAACAGAAGAATTGAAAAAAGTAGTTGTATCTTAA
- a CDS encoding TetR/AcrR family transcriptional regulator, translated as MGKKKGPKYDQIIEAAVKVIADNGYHQAQVSKIAKQAGVADGTIYLYFKNKEDILVSLFEEKMGKFVESIQSELTDEMSVDEKLGVLVTMHLRQLSVDKPLAIVTQLELRQSNTKLRFKINDVLKGYLALMDNILLEGKESGYFSGTLDVRLARQMVFGTLDEVVTNWVMKECKYDLVALAKPLHNTLLNGFRNQL; from the coding sequence GTGGGAAAGAAAAAAGGACCTAAATATGACCAGATAATTGAAGCTGCTGTAAAAGTAATTGCTGACAATGGCTATCATCAAGCTCAAGTTTCAAAGATTGCGAAACAAGCTGGTGTAGCTGATGGAACAATCTATCTTTACTTTAAGAACAAAGAGGATATTTTAGTCTCACTCTTTGAAGAGAAGATGGGTAAGTTTGTAGAAAGTATTCAGAGCGAACTAACTGATGAAATGTCAGTCGATGAAAAGCTAGGAGTACTAGTAACTATGCACTTGCGACAACTATCAGTTGATAAACCACTAGCAATCGTAACTCAATTAGAGTTACGACAATCAAATACCAAGCTAAGATTTAAAATTAATGATGTTCTTAAAGGATATTTAGCTTTAATGGATAATATTTTATTAGAAGGAAAAGAAAGCGGTTACTTTTCTGGAACACTAGATGTTCGCTTAGCTAGACAGATGGTCTTTGGTACTCTGGATGAAGTAGTTACTAACTGGGTCATGAAAGAGTGTAAATATGATTTGGTAGCACTTGCAAAACCATTACATAACACATTATTAAATGGTTTTCGCAATCAACTATAA
- the uvrC gene encoding excinuclease ABC subunit UvrC — MSLKQKLAVLPDQPGCYLMKDNQGTIIYVGKAKVLKNRVRSYFTGSHDGKTQRLVSEITDFEYIITSSNIEALILEMNLIKKHDPKYNVMLKDDKSYPYLKITSEEQPRLITTRKVKKDGGKYFGPYPNAGAATETKKLLDRLYPLRKCSTIPDRVCLYYHINQCLAPCVNEVNQDENKQMVQEITRFLNQGHEEVKKELTEKMLKASEDLNFERAKELRDQIQHIDMVMQKQKMTINDQVNRDVFAFAYDKGWMCVQVFFIRQGKLIERDVSIFPFYKEPEEDLLTFIGQFYMKKEHIKPSEILLPDNIDSDLLSELLQVKVLQPKRGKKKELLELAHKNAEIALKEKFSLIERDEQRTVKAVENLGKVLQISPPYRIEAFDNSNIQGTDPVSAMVSFLDGKPSKKDYRKYKIKDVEGPDDYASMREVVRRRYFRLLKEGAPLPDLIVIDGGKGQISSAQSIIEDELGLSIPVCGLAKDEKHRTSQLLIGNPPEEVPLKRDSHEFYLLQRIQDEVHRFAISFHRQTRGKSMISSVLDEVPGVGQKRKQQLLKHFGSVKKMKEAGMEEFKKLKIPEKVAEEIIKHLSEK; from the coding sequence ATGTCACTAAAACAAAAGTTGGCTGTATTACCAGACCAACCTGGTTGTTATTTAATGAAGGATAATCAAGGTACGATTATTTATGTAGGAAAAGCTAAGGTTTTAAAAAATCGCGTTCGATCGTATTTCACAGGATCCCATGATGGAAAAACACAGAGATTAGTTAGTGAAATCACTGACTTTGAATATATAATTACATCCTCTAATATCGAAGCATTAATCCTAGAGATGAATTTAATTAAAAAGCATGACCCTAAGTACAACGTCATGTTGAAAGACGATAAATCTTATCCGTATTTGAAAATTACATCTGAAGAACAACCTCGTCTAATTACGACTAGAAAAGTAAAGAAAGATGGAGGGAAATATTTCGGTCCATATCCTAATGCAGGTGCTGCTACAGAGACGAAGAAATTATTAGACCGATTATATCCATTAAGAAAGTGTAGTACGATCCCTGATCGTGTTTGTCTCTATTATCATATTAATCAATGCTTGGCCCCGTGTGTTAATGAAGTCAATCAAGATGAAAATAAACAGATGGTCCAAGAAATTACTCGCTTTTTAAACCAGGGACACGAGGAAGTAAAAAAAGAGTTAACAGAAAAAATGCTTAAAGCTTCTGAAGATTTAAATTTTGAGAGAGCAAAAGAGCTCCGAGACCAAATTCAGCATATCGATATGGTCATGCAAAAGCAAAAAATGACAATAAATGATCAAGTGAATCGAGATGTGTTCGCATTTGCCTATGATAAAGGGTGGATGTGTGTACAGGTCTTTTTTATTAGACAAGGGAAGTTAATTGAAAGGGATGTCTCGATATTTCCTTTTTATAAAGAGCCGGAAGAAGATTTATTAACGTTTATTGGACAGTTTTATATGAAAAAGGAGCATATTAAACCTTCCGAAATTCTTTTACCTGATAATATCGATAGCGACTTACTAAGCGAATTGTTACAAGTGAAAGTGCTACAGCCAAAGAGAGGGAAAAAGAAAGAGCTTCTTGAATTAGCTCATAAAAATGCTGAAATTGCTCTTAAAGAAAAATTTTCTTTAATTGAAAGAGATGAACAGCGCACGGTAAAGGCTGTAGAAAACCTAGGAAAAGTTCTGCAAATTAGCCCTCCGTATAGAATAGAAGCATTTGATAATTCTAATATCCAAGGAACCGATCCAGTATCGGCAATGGTGTCCTTTTTAGATGGAAAGCCAAGTAAAAAAGATTATCGAAAATATAAAATCAAAGATGTAGAAGGTCCTGATGACTACGCATCGATGCGTGAAGTTGTTCGACGACGCTACTTTCGTCTATTAAAAGAGGGTGCTCCACTACCTGATTTAATTGTCATTGATGGTGGTAAAGGTCAAATTTCTTCAGCTCAAAGTATTATTGAGGATGAGCTTGGTCTTTCGATTCCAGTATGTGGACTAGCAAAAGATGAAAAGCACCGAACGTCACAACTATTGATAGGTAATCCACCAGAGGAAGTCCCGTTAAAAAGAGATAGTCATGAGTTTTATTTATTACAGCGCATTCAAGATGAAGTTCACCGATTTGCGATTAGCTTTCATCGTCAAACGAGAGGGAAGTCGATGATATCCTCAGTGTTAGATGAAGTTCCAGGAGTTGGACAAAAGCGAAAACAACAGCTACTTAAGCATTTTGGATCAGTGAAAAAAATGAAGGAAGCGGGTATGGAGGAATTTAAAAAACTTAAAATACCTGAAAAAGTAGCTGAAGAAATTATTAAACATTTAAGTGAAAAGTAA